Proteins from one Listeria innocua genomic window:
- the dhaL2 gene encoding dihydroxyacetone kinase ADP-binding subunit DhaL2 has product MSELVMDSAFFGHVLQDMGALIEKERDYLTGLDSDIGDGDHGINLSIGFREVNKQLDELLTVSPDIATLLKKSGMILLGKVGGASGPLYGSFFMKCGADVPGKTEVNFDELCGMIINGAAAVQHRGKAELGDKTMMDAFLPGVEVLQNRDTNADPIETFSAFVDAMHAGAQSTIPLIAKKGRALRLGERAIGHLDPGSESSWMLMNVILENLKKAV; this is encoded by the coding sequence ATGAGCGAATTAGTTATGGATAGCGCTTTTTTCGGCCACGTTTTACAGGACATGGGAGCGCTAATTGAAAAAGAACGTGATTACTTAACCGGACTGGACTCGGATATTGGAGACGGCGACCACGGAATCAATCTCAGCATAGGCTTCCGTGAAGTGAACAAACAATTAGACGAATTACTCACTGTTTCTCCCGATATTGCAACCTTGCTTAAAAAATCCGGAATGATTCTCCTTGGAAAAGTTGGCGGCGCATCTGGCCCGCTTTATGGCAGTTTCTTTATGAAATGTGGCGCTGATGTTCCTGGGAAAACGGAGGTTAACTTCGACGAGCTTTGCGGCATGATTATAAATGGGGCCGCTGCGGTTCAACATCGCGGAAAAGCCGAACTTGGTGATAAAACGATGATGGACGCCTTCTTGCCTGGCGTGGAAGTTCTTCAAAATCGAGATACAAATGCAGATCCAATCGAAACTTTTTCCGCATTTGTAGATGCTATGCATGCTGGCGCTCAGTCCACTATCCCACTTATTGCTAAGAAAGGTCGCGCACTAAGACTTGGCGAACGAGCAATCGGTCATCTTGATCCTGGCTCTGAATCGTCTTGGATGTTAATGAATGTCATTTTAGAAAATTTAAAAAAGGCGGTCTGA
- the dhaK2 gene encoding dihydroxyacetone kinase subunit DhaK2, giving the protein MRRLVNDGYEAVEEMLAGYVAAQGKYVDFAENDKRVIVSKQMSEEPRVRIIVGGGSGHEPLFLGYVGKDFADAAVVGNINTSPSPEPCYNAVKAVDSGKGCLYMYGNYAGDVMNFDMGAEMAADDGIRVETVLVTDDIYSAENVEDRRGVAGDLIVFKAAASAAAKGLDLDAVKQAAEKANANTFSMGVALSSSTLPVTGKAIFEMKEGEMEVGMGIHGEPGIKRTSIEPADKVVDQIMGYLIEEMKLTAGEEVHVLINGLGGLPVMDQYICYRRVDEILKEKGVHIHSPLVGNYATSMDMIGMSITLVRLDDELKDLLDTPCDTPYFKVD; this is encoded by the coding sequence ATGAGACGTTTAGTGAATGATGGGTATGAAGCAGTAGAAGAAATGTTAGCTGGTTATGTTGCGGCACAAGGGAAATACGTAGATTTTGCAGAAAATGATAAGCGAGTAATCGTAAGCAAACAAATGAGCGAAGAACCTCGTGTGCGGATTATCGTTGGTGGCGGTTCTGGTCATGAACCACTTTTCCTTGGTTATGTTGGAAAAGATTTCGCGGATGCGGCAGTAGTCGGAAATATTAATACCTCCCCTTCTCCAGAACCTTGTTATAACGCAGTAAAAGCTGTTGATAGCGGTAAAGGTTGTTTATATATGTATGGAAATTATGCTGGCGATGTGATGAACTTTGATATGGGCGCTGAAATGGCTGCGGACGACGGTATTCGCGTTGAAACAGTACTTGTAACAGATGATATTTACTCTGCTGAAAATGTAGAAGATCGTCGTGGTGTGGCTGGTGACTTAATTGTATTTAAAGCAGCGGCATCTGCAGCAGCAAAAGGCCTTGACCTAGATGCGGTAAAACAAGCTGCTGAAAAAGCAAATGCTAATACGTTCTCGATGGGCGTTGCGCTTTCTTCTTCTACCCTTCCTGTAACTGGTAAAGCCATTTTCGAAATGAAAGAAGGCGAAATGGAAGTTGGTATGGGAATCCACGGTGAACCAGGAATTAAACGTACTTCCATCGAACCAGCTGATAAAGTAGTCGATCAAATTATGGGCTATCTTATAGAAGAAATGAAATTAACTGCTGGCGAAGAAGTACATGTACTTATCAATGGACTTGGCGGTTTACCAGTGATGGACCAATATATTTGTTATCGCCGCGTGGATGAAATTTTGAAAGAAAAAGGTGTACACATTCATAGCCCACTTGTTGGGAACTACGCGACTTCGATGGACATGATTGGTATGTCAATTACACTGGTTCGTTTAGACGATGAACTGAAAGATCTTTTAGATACACCGTGCGACACACCATATTTCAAAGTGGACTAA
- a CDS encoding Lin0368 family putative glycerol transporter subunit, whose product MSIGIALATIAGGFLFPFAIRMMWGKMVDEWGAIGGWMAAAFIVGTVWTINHGIPKSMIYQSGTVWVDMAVAAGIGVFTASLLTGGKFSKSVVNLAAAVVGGVLGGFLLSLFL is encoded by the coding sequence ATGAGCATTGGTATTGCATTAGCAACGATTGCAGGTGGCTTTTTATTCCCTTTTGCTATTCGAATGATGTGGGGGAAAATGGTTGATGAATGGGGTGCTATCGGAGGTTGGATGGCAGCAGCATTTATCGTTGGTACAGTTTGGACAATTAATCATGGTATTCCAAAATCAATGATCTATCAATCTGGAACAGTTTGGGTAGATATGGCGGTTGCAGCTGGTATTGGTGTATTCACAGCTTCCCTTTTAACAGGCGGTAAATTTTCTAAATCGGTAGTCAATTTGGCAGCAGCTGTAGTTGGCGGCGTGCTTGGCGGATTTTTACTATCACTATTCTTATAA
- a CDS encoding Lin0368 family putative glycerol transporter subunit, producing MKFFRGMIGFCIAGMIVMSVWTPLAENYGIFGGYLAAFIIIGPMWFMNHHVGLIENDEDAAFVDMAVGIGICGIMRDVFMRGGGELVSSLPTIGLVAIGAVLAGIVAAAIEKDMARKHEAKQEKTEPGMNIKEEERLNENQLV from the coding sequence ATGAAATTCTTTAGAGGAATGATTGGTTTTTGTATCGCAGGTATGATTGTTATGAGTGTTTGGACTCCACTTGCCGAGAATTATGGTATTTTTGGAGGTTATCTGGCAGCGTTCATTATTATTGGGCCAATGTGGTTTATGAATCACCATGTTGGTTTAATCGAAAATGATGAAGATGCAGCGTTCGTTGATATGGCTGTCGGAATTGGGATTTGCGGAATTATGCGTGATGTCTTTATGCGTGGTGGTGGCGAGTTAGTAAGTTCGCTTCCAACGATTGGTCTTGTTGCGATTGGAGCCGTTTTAGCTGGAATCGTAGCAGCAGCAATTGAAAAAGATATGGCAAGAAAACATGAAGCAAAACAAGAAAAAACAGAACCTGGCATGAATATTAAAGAAGAAGAGCGTTTAAACGAAAATCAATTAGTCTAA
- the dhaM2 gene encoding dihydroxyacetone kinase phosphoryl donor subunit DhaM2 has protein sequence MISIVLVSHSQKITEGLQEMIVEMVGDTVHIISSGGTGDGRLGTNALMIADNIATCTNSEHIYIFCDIGSAILSAETALELLDTELLEKTTIIDAPLVEGAFTAAVQSLVNPSKEAILQELTNVH, from the coding sequence ATGATAAGTATTGTTTTAGTATCTCACAGTCAAAAAATCACAGAAGGCCTCCAGGAAATGATTGTTGAAATGGTTGGAGATACAGTACATATTATTTCTTCTGGCGGAACTGGCGATGGGCGCCTTGGCACAAATGCACTCATGATAGCCGATAATATCGCGACTTGCACTAATTCTGAACATATTTATATTTTTTGCGATATTGGAAGCGCTATCTTAAGTGCCGAAACAGCACTTGAATTATTAGATACTGAACTTCTAGAAAAAACAACGATAATTGATGCCCCATTAGTTGAAGGCGCATTTACTGCTGCTGTTCAATCTCTCGTTAATCCATCCAAAGAAGCTATCCTACAAGAACTCACAAACGTGCACTAA
- a CDS encoding DeoR/GlpR family DNA-binding transcription regulator codes for MFPFERQNKIIHLLDQNNKITVPELSRILDVSISTIRNDLSALEESGMIKKVHGGAVLLKSEEKFTNFNDRIIRNIEEKEAIAKEAATLVKNNQTIILDASSTALALAKELHGFSRLTVITSGLYTAIELKDNPNISVILTGGIVTTNSFTLEGILGANLIENIHADLCFMSAKGFTMEEGLTDFNIYETELKRLLAKRTNKLVALLDHTKMGVISTASITTAENIDLLITDNKINKALYKKFQDAGLPVKIAE; via the coding sequence ATGTTTCCATTTGAAAGACAAAACAAAATTATTCATCTACTAGACCAAAATAACAAAATAACTGTACCAGAATTAAGTCGTATCTTGGATGTCTCGATTAGCACCATCCGAAATGATTTATCTGCGTTAGAAGAAAGCGGGATGATAAAAAAAGTACACGGGGGTGCGGTACTTTTAAAAAGCGAAGAGAAATTTACTAATTTTAATGACCGAATTATTCGCAACATCGAAGAAAAAGAAGCGATTGCGAAAGAAGCGGCGACTTTAGTAAAAAACAACCAAACGATTATCCTTGACGCCAGTTCAACGGCGCTTGCACTAGCAAAAGAATTACATGGTTTTTCAAGACTGACTGTGATTACAAGCGGTCTTTATACGGCGATCGAACTAAAAGACAACCCGAATATTAGCGTCATTTTAACTGGCGGGATTGTAACAACGAACTCTTTCACACTGGAAGGGATTCTTGGCGCAAATTTAATCGAAAATATCCACGCTGATTTATGTTTTATGTCAGCTAAAGGTTTTACAATGGAGGAAGGCTTAACAGATTTCAACATTTATGAAACCGAACTAAAACGACTTCTTGCAAAAAGAACCAATAAACTGGTTGCGCTTCTAGATCATACAAAAATGGGAGTAATCTCCACCGCAAGCATTACAACAGCAGAAAACATCGATTTACTAATTACGGATAACAAGATAAATAAAGCATTATATAAAAAATTCCAAGATGCGGGACTTCCGGTCAAAATTGCGGAATAA
- a CDS encoding GNAT family N-acetyltransferase, with translation MDYIITTDLPNAEEFVKLRVDAGLSFRSIEVSRQALLKSVYFVGLRSKEDDTLIGMGRLVGDGIMFIVSDIAVLPEFQGKGYGKLIMTHIKNYIDSNLDKTACVTLLADVPADRLYKQFGFRESAPASIGMIYQMK, from the coding sequence ATGGATTATATTATTACAACTGATTTACCAAATGCGGAGGAATTTGTTAAACTTCGAGTGGATGCTGGTCTTAGTTTTCGATCTATTGAAGTATCACGTCAGGCTCTGTTGAAGAGTGTGTATTTTGTGGGGCTACGTTCGAAGGAAGACGATACGCTTATTGGAATGGGGCGGCTCGTTGGTGATGGAATTATGTTTATCGTTTCTGATATAGCAGTACTTCCGGAATTTCAAGGTAAGGGTTATGGAAAACTAATTATGACCCATATTAAAAATTACATTGATTCGAATTTAGATAAAACTGCTTGTGTTACATTACTTGCCGATGTACCAGCAGATCGTTTATACAAACAATTTGGCTTTCGGGAGTCAGCACCAGCTTCAATCGGAATGATTTACCAAATGAAATGA
- a CDS encoding InlB B-repeat-containing protein — MKSKGRLFLYVVLALSIVIGTNVFIKIDAYAAAAPPAAINQIFPDDALAKEIQNALGKSSTAEVVTQTDLDTINSLTLTSKGISSIEGMNYLTNLGTLILSSNQVSDISPLKGLTNLTMLQLSGNPISDISALSNLKNLQALDINDAQITDITPLSGLTNLKGLGLYNNQLDNLSGVNNLQQLRSLNVSNNKLTNLDELQALSNLGVLYANGNQINNLQGLSTLKNLFLLDLSTNQIVDTTPLAGLTNVQTLYLSNNQISDVTGLSSLINLDWLDISQNKISNIRPLNSLTKLTIIQMTNQLIVNEPISFESTITIPNLIKNIAEQTIDPDTISDSGVYANGSVTWNLPTYIPKVSYTFIERDTVGNATGNFSGTVEQPLVQYFKATFNIDEQETTENVETGTLLQEPPTPVKEGYTFNGWYDAETGGTKWDFTVDTMPANDITLYAQFSINSYTATFDADGVISTQTVDYQGLLEEPPAPTKEGYTFKGWYDAKSGGTKWDFTNNQMPAKDITLYAQFSINSYTATLDVDGVISTQTVDYQGLLEEPPAPTKDGYTFKGWYDAKSGGTKWDFANNQMPAKDIILYAQFSKDAASSGDGGGTDEGGGNSENSTDGTTNTDTINHIVLPATGDHRVLFPIFIGTFLTGLALFTLRRK, encoded by the coding sequence ATGAAATCTAAAGGGAGACTGTTTTTGTACGTTGTTTTGGCGTTGTCGATTGTTATTGGAACGAATGTATTTATAAAAATAGACGCATACGCAGCCGCTGCACCGCCAGCTGCAATCAACCAGATTTTTCCAGATGATGCTTTAGCGAAAGAAATTCAAAATGCACTCGGAAAGTCTAGTACAGCAGAGGTTGTCACACAAACAGATTTAGATACTATTAATTCATTAACCCTTACATCTAAAGGAATCAGCTCCATAGAAGGCATGAACTACTTGACCAATTTAGGAACTTTAATTTTATCAAGTAATCAAGTAAGCGATATTTCGCCACTGAAGGGATTAACTAATTTGACCATGCTTCAGCTAAGTGGAAATCCGATTAGCGACATTAGCGCACTTAGTAACTTAAAAAACTTACAAGCTCTAGATATTAACGACGCGCAAATCACTGACATCACGCCACTGAGCGGTTTAACAAATCTAAAGGGTTTAGGCTTATATAATAATCAATTGGATAACCTTAGTGGAGTAAACAATTTACAACAACTCCGCTCCTTAAATGTTAGTAATAATAAGCTTACAAACCTAGATGAGCTACAAGCGCTAAGCAATTTAGGCGTTCTATATGCAAATGGAAACCAAATTAACAATCTTCAGGGGCTAAGTACTTTAAAAAATCTGTTCTTGCTTGATTTATCAACGAACCAAATTGTGGATACTACTCCACTCGCCGGCTTAACCAATGTACAAACATTATACTTATCAAACAATCAAATTAGTGATGTAACTGGTCTTTCGAGTTTAATAAATTTAGATTGGCTCGATATAAGTCAAAATAAAATTAGTAATATTAGACCTTTAAACAGTTTAACAAAGCTAACAATTATTCAAATGACCAATCAATTAATCGTAAACGAACCAATAAGTTTCGAAAGCACCATAACTATTCCTAATTTAATAAAAAACATTGCGGAACAAACGATTGATCCAGATACGATTAGCGATAGCGGTGTGTATGCGAATGGATCAGTTACGTGGAATTTACCTACTTATATTCCAAAAGTCAGCTATACTTTTATTGAACGTGATACGGTTGGGAATGCAACTGGTAATTTCAGTGGGACTGTAGAACAACCGTTAGTGCAATATTTTAAAGCGACTTTCAATATTGACGAGCAAGAAACAACGGAAAATGTCGAAACAGGGACACTTTTACAAGAACCACCAACCCCAGTCAAAGAGGGTTATACATTTAACGGGTGGTATGATGCTGAAACAGGTGGAACAAAATGGGATTTTACAGTCGATACGATGCCGGCAAATGATATAACCTTGTATGCCCAGTTTAGTATTAATAGTTATACCGCGACTTTTGATGCAGATGGCGTCATTTCTACTCAAACGGTAGACTATCAAGGTTTACTGGAAGAACCACCAGCGCCAACTAAAGAGGGTTATACATTTAAAGGTTGGTATGATGCCAAATCTGGTGGAACAAAATGGGACTTCACAAACAATCAAATGCCGGCGAAAGATATAACCTTGTATGCCCAGTTTAGTATTAATAGTTATACCGCAACTCTTGATGTAGATGGCGTTATTTCTACTCAAACGGTAGATTATCAAGGTTTACTAGAAGAGCCACCAGCACCAACTAAGGATGGTTATACATTTAAAGGTTGGTATGATGCCAAATCTGGCGGAACAAAATGGGATTTCGCAAACAATCAAATGCCAGCGAAAGACATAATCTTGTATGCCCAGTTTAGTAAAGATGCAGCTTCTAGTGGGGACGGTGGAGGAACCGATGAAGGCGGAGGCAACTCTGAAAATAGTACAGATGGAACTACTAATACGGATACTATAAACCACATCGTACTACCAGCAACAGGAGATCATCGTGTACTTTTTCCAATTTTTATTGGGACATTTCTTACGGGTTTAGCACTCTTTACACTTAGAAGAAAATAA
- a CDS encoding class I adenylate-forming enzyme family protein: MTIKKYEPLNLYTNFKKSAERYPEMPIHFDEELVTFPELGLHTTYKKCEEAIIQKAAHLHRFGVRKEEKVIVYKSAKFDSYILAVAISYIGAVPIMVSPHLPASTIDIFVNRLDQPWLLFDSETSDKSHQLNNLPDSRLINAEQLFKAPLDGYTCEQEELPKDMIAYMTHTSGTTGVPKLIAHSANSMGWRTKYQRRILNFIKPRGLVAFHISPVHSRFNIGVSSLMSLGFPLLPIANPSKTNIEKVLREYKPYVLETHPNHFVQWASLAREKPDVFQSIKFYHSTFDAINKETMAVFLRTSEYKKPIFLQIYGQSECGPMILRGHTLQSIETLNARDMGIGVPGLTEVRIVDQDGNPVAPGVSGNIQMLSKGRALTYYKEEARFEENVYGPWWDSGDYGMKDEQGRLFLQDRQVDLVETIDSTLAIEDKLLDTLTFLDEVVIIRGENGSPQPIIAVHDDKEMNWDAWWDAVSDLPHMNEPIVMKYDEIPRTATMKVQRLQMERELKK, translated from the coding sequence ATGACGATAAAAAAGTATGAACCGCTTAATCTCTATACCAACTTCAAAAAATCTGCTGAACGCTATCCAGAAATGCCAATCCATTTTGATGAAGAGCTTGTTACTTTTCCTGAATTAGGTCTTCACACCACCTACAAAAAATGCGAAGAAGCTATCATCCAAAAAGCAGCTCATCTACATAGATTCGGTGTGCGTAAGGAAGAAAAAGTAATCGTTTATAAATCTGCCAAATTTGATTCTTATATTTTAGCAGTTGCGATTTCTTATATTGGTGCTGTGCCAATTATGGTTTCGCCTCATCTTCCAGCATCCACTATTGATATTTTTGTTAATCGCCTTGATCAACCCTGGTTGCTTTTTGATTCTGAGACTTCTGATAAAAGCCATCAGTTAAACAATTTGCCGGACTCAAGATTGATCAATGCTGAACAATTGTTTAAAGCGCCATTAGACGGCTATACTTGTGAGCAAGAGGAATTACCAAAAGATATGATTGCTTATATGACCCACACATCTGGAACAACTGGCGTGCCAAAATTAATTGCGCACTCCGCTAATTCGATGGGCTGGAGAACGAAATACCAAAGACGTATTCTTAATTTCATCAAACCAAGAGGGCTTGTGGCTTTCCATATTTCACCTGTTCATTCTCGTTTTAATATTGGAGTTTCTTCCTTGATGTCACTTGGTTTCCCATTATTACCAATCGCAAATCCTTCTAAAACAAATATTGAAAAAGTACTACGCGAATATAAACCATACGTGCTTGAAACCCATCCAAACCATTTTGTACAATGGGCTTCCCTTGCTCGTGAAAAACCAGATGTTTTCCAAAGCATTAAATTTTATCATTCTACATTTGATGCGATTAACAAAGAAACAATGGCGGTTTTCCTTCGTACTTCTGAATATAAAAAACCAATTTTCTTACAAATTTATGGGCAAAGTGAATGTGGTCCAATGATTTTACGTGGCCATACACTGCAATCCATCGAAACATTAAATGCGCGTGATATGGGAATTGGTGTACCAGGTTTAACCGAGGTTCGGATTGTGGACCAAGACGGTAATCCAGTTGCACCCGGAGTTAGCGGTAATATCCAAATGCTGTCTAAAGGTCGCGCCCTTACTTATTACAAAGAAGAAGCTCGTTTTGAAGAAAATGTGTATGGACCTTGGTGGGACAGCGGTGACTACGGTATGAAAGATGAGCAAGGCCGCTTATTCTTGCAAGATCGTCAAGTTGATTTAGTCGAAACGATCGATAGCACACTTGCGATTGAAGATAAACTGCTTGATACGCTTACTTTCCTCGATGAAGTCGTTATTATCCGCGGTGAAAACGGCAGCCCGCAACCAATTATCGCTGTTCATGATGATAAAGAAATGAACTGGGATGCATGGTGGGACGCAGTTTCTGATCTACCACATATGAATGAGCCAATTGTGATGAAATATGATGAGATTCCGCGCACTGCAACAATGAAAGTACAACGTTTGCAGATGGAACGAGAATTGAAAAAATAA
- a CDS encoding flavocytochrome c → MKKRLATTLIMLLSLALIIAGCGSNNTSKSDSAKTKEKEKTEVTSGASKTSYTDPSELKDKYDIVIVGAGGAGMSAALEAKSKGMNPVILEKMPLAGGNTMKASSGMNASETKFQKEQGINDSNDKFYEETLKGGHGTNDKAMLRFFVDNSASAIDWLDSMDIKLNNLTITGGMSEKRTHRPEDGSAVGKYLVDGLLKNVQEQKIPVFVNADVKEITQKDGKVTGVKVKLNNKDEKTISSNAVVVTTGGYGANKDMIEKERPDLKGYVTTNQEGSTGDGIKMIEKLGGTTVDMDQIQVHPTVQQDKSYLIGEAVRGEGAILVSQEGKRFGNELDTRDNVTASINKLPEKSAYLIFDSGVKDRVKAIAQYEEMGFVEEGKTIDELASKINVPKEELTKTLDTWNTSVKNKKDEAFGRTTAMDNDLSRAPYYAIKIGPGIHYTMGGVKINTNTEVLDKDGKPITGLFAAGEVTGGLHGENRIGGNSVAEIIIFGRQAGDKSAEFVKAK, encoded by the coding sequence ATGAAAAAAAGGTTAGCTACAACTCTCATCATGCTACTATCGCTTGCATTAATCATCGCAGGTTGTGGCAGTAACAACACAAGTAAAAGTGACTCGGCGAAAACGAAAGAAAAAGAAAAAACAGAAGTAACATCAGGGGCGTCGAAAACAAGTTATACAGACCCATCTGAATTAAAAGATAAATACGATATTGTTATCGTTGGTGCAGGTGGCGCGGGAATGTCAGCAGCACTAGAAGCAAAATCTAAAGGGATGAATCCAGTAATTCTTGAAAAAATGCCACTTGCAGGCGGAAACACAATGAAGGCCTCTTCTGGTATGAATGCATCTGAAACTAAATTCCAAAAAGAACAAGGAATTAATGATAGCAACGACAAGTTTTATGAAGAAACATTAAAAGGCGGTCACGGAACTAACGATAAAGCAATGCTTCGTTTCTTCGTAGATAACTCCGCTAGTGCAATTGATTGGTTAGACTCTATGGATATTAAATTAAACAACTTAACTATCACAGGCGGAATGAGCGAAAAACGTACCCACCGTCCTGAAGATGGCTCAGCAGTTGGTAAATACTTAGTAGACGGTTTACTAAAAAATGTACAAGAACAAAAAATTCCAGTCTTCGTTAATGCAGATGTAAAAGAAATTACACAAAAAGACGGAAAAGTAACTGGTGTTAAAGTAAAATTAAACAATAAAGACGAAAAAACAATTAGCTCGAACGCAGTAGTTGTAACAACTGGTGGTTACGGTGCTAATAAAGATATGATTGAAAAAGAACGTCCAGACTTAAAAGGATACGTAACAACGAACCAAGAAGGAAGTACTGGCGACGGTATTAAAATGATTGAAAAACTTGGCGGGACAACAGTAGATATGGACCAAATCCAAGTTCACCCAACAGTTCAACAAGATAAGTCTTACCTTATCGGTGAAGCTGTCCGCGGTGAAGGTGCGATTTTAGTTTCTCAAGAAGGTAAACGTTTTGGAAACGAACTAGATACACGTGATAACGTAACTGCTTCCATCAATAAATTACCAGAAAAATCCGCATACCTAATATTCGATTCAGGCGTAAAAGATCGCGTAAAAGCTATCGCGCAATACGAAGAAATGGGCTTTGTTGAAGAAGGTAAAACAATTGATGAATTAGCTAGCAAAATCAATGTTCCAAAAGAAGAACTAACGAAAACATTAGACACTTGGAATACAAGCGTTAAAAACAAAAAAGACGAAGCATTTGGTAGAACAACTGCAATGGATAATGATTTATCCAGAGCTCCATACTACGCAATCAAAATCGGCCCAGGAATTCATTACACAATGGGTGGCGTAAAAATCAATACAAATACAGAAGTTTTAGATAAAGACGGTAAACCAATCACAGGCCTATTTGCTGCTGGCGAAGTAACTGGTGGCTTACACGGGGAAAACCGTATCGGTGGGAACTCTGTCGCTGAAATCATTATTTTTGGACGTCAAGCTGGCGATAAATCAGCAGAATTTGTAAAAGCGAAGTAA
- a CDS encoding oxidoreductase encodes MLKMGFIGNGKSTNRYHLPFILERDNIEVKTIYNRNPKTATWDKIEGVHYTTDLDELLKDPEIKLITISTTQSSHFEYAKMVLENGKNVLVEKPFMMTYDEAKEIFELAKERGLLVQCYQNRRFDSDFLTAQKVIESGKLGDLLEVEMHYDYFRPEIPESVHEFKFYDSYLYGHGCHTIDQVLSYFGKPDDIHYDVRQLLGEGRMNDYFDLDLYYGVTKVSVKSSYFRIKARPSFVLYGKKGMFTKETKDRQEEHLKLFYMPSNPDFGIDLPEHYGTLTYVDEAGVWHEEKVISEVGDYGRVYDDLYEAIINGKPKQVTDEETLLQMEILEKGVEACK; translated from the coding sequence ATGTTGAAAATGGGTTTTATCGGAAATGGGAAAAGCACGAATAGATACCATTTACCGTTTATTTTAGAGCGCGATAATATTGAAGTGAAGACAATTTATAATCGAAATCCCAAAACAGCCACATGGGACAAAATCGAAGGGGTGCATTATACAACAGATTTAGATGAGCTATTAAAAGACCCTGAAATAAAGCTAATTACCATTTCAACTACACAAAGCTCTCATTTTGAATATGCAAAAATGGTCTTGGAAAATGGTAAAAATGTACTTGTCGAAAAACCATTTATGATGACTTACGACGAAGCTAAAGAAATATTCGAACTAGCTAAAGAACGCGGTTTACTAGTACAATGCTACCAAAATCGTCGTTTCGATTCTGATTTCCTCACAGCACAAAAAGTGATTGAAAGCGGAAAATTAGGCGATTTATTGGAAGTGGAAATGCATTATGACTATTTCCGTCCAGAAATCCCAGAATCCGTCCATGAATTTAAATTCTACGATAGCTATCTTTATGGTCACGGCTGCCACACGATTGATCAAGTTTTATCTTATTTCGGAAAACCAGACGACATTCACTACGATGTGCGCCAACTGCTCGGCGAAGGACGAATGAACGATTATTTCGACCTTGATTTATATTATGGCGTAACAAAAGTTTCTGTAAAATCAAGCTACTTCCGCATAAAAGCCCGTCCAAGCTTTGTCCTATACGGCAAAAAAGGCATGTTTACAAAAGAAACAAAAGACCGCCAAGAAGAACATTTAAAACTCTTTTATATGCCAAGTAATCCGGACTTTGGGATTGACTTACCAGAACACTACGGCACGCTAACGTATGTCGATGAAGCAGGAGTTTGGCACGAGGAAAAAGTTATTTCCGAAGTTGGCGATTATGGTCGCGTGTATGACGATTTATACGAAGCGATTATTAATGGAAAACCTAAACAAGTAACGGACGAAGAAACCTTGCTACAAATGGAGATTTTGGAAAAAGGCGTCGAAGCTTGTAAATAA
- a CDS encoding PTS sugar transporter subunit IIA has protein sequence MNISNLINKDRIIFDDRIQTKQLLFEKAAEVLGEEGSITNPKKFIRDLYKREEETSTGIEDGFGIPHAKSKYVKEPLIVFVHSGIITDYFGLDDSPIECSFLIGVPKKATDVHLQILSELSRKLMNEEFCEKLKNSKNKTEIITILSN, from the coding sequence ATGAATATATCGAATTTAATTAATAAAGACCGAATTATTTTTGATGATCGTATTCAAACAAAACAATTATTATTTGAAAAAGCAGCTGAAGTACTAGGTGAAGAAGGGTCTATAACAAATCCAAAAAAATTTATACGTGACTTATACAAACGAGAAGAAGAAACTTCCACTGGAATTGAAGATGGTTTTGGCATCCCTCATGCAAAAAGTAAATATGTAAAAGAACCATTGATTGTTTTTGTTCATTCTGGCATTATAACTGATTATTTTGGATTAGATGATTCACCGATTGAATGTAGTTTTCTTATTGGCGTTCCGAAAAAAGCCACAGATGTTCATTTGCAAATATTAAGTGAGCTGTCAAGGAAGTTAATGAACGAGGAATTTTGCGAAAAATTAAAAAATTCCAAAAACAAAACTGAAATTATAACAATTTTATCGAACTAA